A genomic segment from Actinoplanes sichuanensis encodes:
- a CDS encoding sensor histidine kinase, giving the protein MRWWRGLDPMIRDTAGAVLLVVAAFVPGIAELGLEIGELHLRPADRISLALLLIQAFALIPRRRWPALGLAVAAAAFAVHQLAGYPPTVTGLALLVALYSVGAHQERHRRPLAAVAVVAYAALAIALHQRGAAERVIDFGTFFAVLAACWAAGSWVRARQAEERRRRRESVGAAITAERARIARELHDVVTHHVTAMVVQSDTAGLLIGPQPDRAVEAVAAVSRSGREALGELRVLLGVLEKGLEPTETTESRLADLVDRMRRAGQPVDFAEEGGPGPDGGLGLAVHRVVQEGLTNAVKHARGRPTRVLVRHDGEGTAVEVVTAGTARGEVRAGRGLTGLRERIKIFGGTFDVGGDPEGDFTVRVWLPRDRAEAGAGASPSGETIGGVV; this is encoded by the coding sequence ATGCGCTGGTGGCGAGGTCTCGACCCGATGATCCGGGACACCGCCGGTGCGGTCCTGCTGGTCGTGGCGGCGTTCGTGCCGGGGATCGCCGAGCTCGGCCTGGAGATCGGCGAGCTGCACCTGCGCCCGGCCGACCGGATCAGCCTCGCCTTGCTGCTGATCCAGGCGTTCGCCCTGATTCCACGCCGCCGGTGGCCGGCCCTCGGCCTGGCCGTCGCCGCCGCCGCGTTCGCCGTGCACCAGCTGGCCGGATACCCGCCGACGGTGACCGGGCTCGCGCTGCTGGTCGCCCTCTACAGCGTGGGGGCTCACCAGGAGCGGCACCGCCGCCCGCTCGCCGCGGTCGCCGTGGTGGCCTATGCGGCGCTCGCGATCGCCCTGCACCAGCGGGGCGCGGCCGAGCGGGTGATCGATTTCGGAACCTTCTTCGCGGTGCTCGCCGCCTGCTGGGCCGCCGGATCGTGGGTGCGGGCCCGGCAGGCCGAGGAACGGCGACGTCGGCGGGAGAGCGTCGGCGCGGCGATCACCGCCGAGCGCGCCCGCATCGCCCGGGAGTTGCACGATGTCGTCACCCACCATGTGACCGCCATGGTGGTGCAGTCCGACACCGCCGGTCTCCTGATCGGGCCGCAGCCGGACCGGGCCGTCGAGGCGGTCGCCGCGGTCAGCCGGTCCGGGCGGGAGGCGCTCGGCGAACTCCGGGTGCTGCTGGGCGTACTGGAGAAGGGTCTGGAACCCACCGAGACCACCGAGAGTCGCCTCGCGGACCTGGTGGACCGGATGCGCCGCGCCGGTCAGCCGGTCGACTTCGCCGAGGAGGGCGGGCCCGGGCCGGACGGGGGCCTCGGGCTGGCCGTGCACCGGGTGGTTCAGGAGGGGCTGACCAACGCGGTCAAACACGCGCGCGGCCGCCCGACACGGGTACTGGTCCGGCACGACGGCGAGGGGACCGCGGTCGAGGTGGTCACCGCCGGCACCGCGCGCGGCGAGGTCCGCGCCGGGCGCGGCCTCACCGGCCTGCGCGAACGGATCAAGATCTTCGGCGGGACGTTCGACGTGGGCGGTGATCCGGAGGGCGATTTCACGGTACGGGTGTGGCTGCCCCGGGACCGGGCTGAGGCGGGTGCGGGCGCGAGTCCCTCGGGAGAGACGATCGGCGGTGTGGTGTGA
- a CDS encoding thiamine pyrophosphate-binding protein, with protein sequence MSVSRLHPPATTPTTAAGTRRTGRRRLLEQLRADGVRYLFGDPGAGEEWLPAEIAGFPDIDYVLGLQEAAVVCTADGYARATGRPSVVLLHGGAGLGNAVGGLGHALHRRTPMLVLTAEPGGTYDDLVDMARPVTKHADRVTRPENLLPLVRRALKVAATPPRGPVFLAVPTDVLDQVADEAVMPTSVPDTRVVPEPAAIQAAARLLATAHAPVVLAGDGVAASGAVGELTRFAETWGAVVHGVMASELLMPWNHPLWGGPAEHGTDLTTHADAVLIVGARMLPEVADSTLRPGGTVVQVDLDPDAMAENHPVTAGMLGDPRLTLRALTAAFGEAMTEPQRQAAAERVRRRGALRAAELDKVLTDDLGAGLEADSAPLRMPAVAAALAGLLPDDAIVVDEALTSSPALNRWLPPTRPGHFFQNPGGTLGVGIPGAIGARIAHPERTVVGFTSDGGAMHTCQALWTAAHHGVAAKFVVCHHVYEPRVDYVHLAAAMGVPASRVRHAADLSGVLRTMLDHDGPYLVEAVLDEPGAGSTDR encoded by the coding sequence ATGAGCGTGAGCCGGCTCCACCCGCCCGCCACCACCCCCACCACGGCCGCCGGGACACGGCGTACCGGGCGCCGTCGGTTGCTCGAACAACTCCGGGCCGACGGGGTGCGCTACCTGTTCGGCGACCCGGGCGCCGGCGAGGAGTGGCTGCCCGCGGAGATCGCCGGGTTCCCGGACATCGACTACGTACTGGGCCTCCAGGAAGCCGCCGTGGTGTGCACCGCGGACGGGTACGCGCGGGCCACCGGACGGCCCAGCGTGGTGCTGCTGCACGGCGGGGCCGGGCTCGGCAACGCGGTCGGCGGTCTCGGCCACGCGCTGCACCGGCGGACTCCGATGCTGGTACTGACCGCGGAGCCCGGGGGCACCTACGACGACCTGGTCGACATGGCCCGACCGGTGACCAAGCACGCCGACCGGGTCACCCGCCCGGAGAACCTGCTCCCCCTGGTGCGGCGGGCGCTCAAGGTGGCCGCCACCCCACCGCGTGGGCCGGTCTTCCTCGCCGTGCCAACGGACGTCCTGGACCAGGTCGCCGACGAGGCGGTGATGCCCACGAGCGTGCCGGACACCCGGGTCGTCCCGGAACCGGCGGCGATCCAGGCGGCGGCCCGGCTGCTGGCCACCGCGCACGCGCCGGTGGTCCTGGCCGGCGACGGTGTGGCCGCCTCCGGCGCGGTCGGCGAACTGACCCGGTTCGCCGAGACCTGGGGCGCCGTGGTGCACGGGGTGATGGCGTCCGAGCTGCTCATGCCGTGGAATCATCCGCTGTGGGGCGGCCCCGCCGAGCACGGCACCGACCTGACGACACACGCCGACGCGGTACTGATCGTCGGCGCGCGCATGCTCCCGGAGGTGGCGGACAGCACGCTCCGGCCGGGCGGCACCGTGGTGCAGGTGGACCTCGACCCGGATGCGATGGCCGAGAACCACCCGGTGACCGCCGGGATGCTCGGTGACCCGCGACTGACGCTGCGGGCGTTGACCGCGGCGTTCGGGGAGGCGATGACCGAGCCACAGCGGCAGGCGGCGGCCGAACGGGTCCGGCGGCGCGGGGCGCTGCGCGCGGCCGAGCTGGACAAGGTGCTCACCGACGACCTGGGCGCCGGGCTGGAGGCGGACTCGGCGCCGCTGCGGATGCCTGCCGTGGCGGCGGCGCTGGCCGGACTACTGCCGGACGACGCGATCGTCGTCGACGAGGCGCTGACCAGTTCGCCGGCGCTGAACCGCTGGCTGCCGCCGACCCGGCCGGGACATTTCTTCCAGAACCCCGGCGGCACGCTCGGCGTCGGCATTCCGGGCGCGATCGGCGCCCGGATCGCCCATCCGGAGCGTACGGTCGTCGGCTTCACCAGCGACGGCGGAGCCATGCACACCTGCCAGGCACTGTGGACGGCCGCCCACCACGGGGTCGCCGCGAAATTCGTGGTCTGTCACCACGTATACGAGCCACGTGTCGACTACGTACACCTCGCGGCGGCCATGGGGGTACCCGCGTCCCGGGTCCGACACGCCGCCGACCTGTCCGGAGTTCTGCGCACGATGCTCGATCACGACGGGCCGTATCTGGTGGAGGCGGTCCTCGACGAACCCGGCGCCGGCTCCACCGACCGGTAG
- a CDS encoding DUF305 domain-containing protein, which yields MRLITSVAVLLLLAGCGGRPEEKAPAPAPASTFGGTDLAWIEIMLAMNEQVVPLLDAVPARAGGAATRELAATVRVFTEAELPELRELHRLAGLPAENQHEGMPMPGMVTDTDLAAMNALSGAAFDEAATGKLAEAVDQAITLARSEQEHGLDPRTRALAGEVLAARIRWS from the coding sequence ATGCGTCTGATCACCTCGGTGGCCGTACTCCTGCTGCTCGCCGGATGCGGCGGCCGGCCGGAGGAGAAAGCGCCGGCCCCGGCGCCGGCGAGCACCTTCGGCGGCACCGACCTGGCCTGGATCGAGATCATGCTGGCCATGAACGAGCAGGTCGTTCCCCTGCTCGACGCGGTGCCGGCACGCGCGGGCGGTGCGGCGACGCGGGAACTCGCCGCCACCGTCCGCGTGTTCACCGAGGCCGAACTGCCCGAGCTGCGGGAACTGCACCGGTTGGCCGGGCTGCCGGCGGAGAACCAGCACGAGGGCATGCCGATGCCGGGCATGGTGACCGATACCGATCTGGCGGCGATGAATGCGCTGTCCGGGGCGGCCTTCGACGAGGCCGCCACCGGGAAGCTGGCGGAGGCCGTCGACCAGGCGATCACCCTGGCCCGCAGCGAGCAGGAGCACGGGCTGGATCCGCGGACCCGGGCCCTGGCCGGCGAGGTGCTGGCGGCCCGGATCCGCTGGAGCTGA
- a CDS encoding response regulator, protein MIRVLVCDDQALIRAGFVTVFGLQPDLEVVGEASDGEAAVREALRLRPDVVVMDIRMPLLDGIEATRRLAGPDIADPMKILVVTTFNLDSYVYQALRAGASGFLLKDAQPAELIDGIRTVSRGEALLAPAVTRALVGRFGDRVRPTVAGEDDRLGALTAREIEVFRLIAEGLSNSEIAGALVISQETVKTYVSRILTKLSLRDRVQAVILAHRTGLVT, encoded by the coding sequence GTGATCCGGGTGCTGGTCTGCGATGACCAGGCGCTCATCCGCGCCGGGTTCGTGACCGTTTTCGGACTGCAACCCGACCTGGAAGTGGTCGGGGAGGCGTCCGACGGTGAAGCCGCGGTACGGGAGGCGCTGCGGCTGCGTCCCGACGTCGTCGTGATGGACATCCGGATGCCGCTGCTCGACGGCATCGAGGCGACCCGCCGCCTGGCCGGGCCGGACATCGCCGACCCGATGAAGATCCTCGTCGTGACCACGTTCAACCTGGACAGCTACGTCTACCAGGCGTTGCGGGCCGGGGCCAGCGGCTTCCTGCTCAAGGACGCCCAACCGGCCGAACTGATCGACGGCATCCGGACCGTGTCCCGTGGGGAGGCACTGCTGGCCCCGGCGGTGACGCGCGCGTTGGTCGGCCGCTTCGGTGATCGGGTTCGGCCGACGGTCGCGGGGGAGGACGATCGGCTGGGTGCGCTGACCGCCCGGGAGATCGAGGTGTTCCGGCTGATCGCCGAGGGCCTGTCGAACTCGGAGATCGCCGGGGCGCTGGTGATCAGCCAGGAGACCGTCAAGACGTACGTCTCCCGGATCCTCACCAAGCTCTCACTGCGCGACCGGGTGCAGGCGGTGATCCTCGCCCACCGCACCGGCCTGGTCACCTGA
- a CDS encoding DUF1996 domain-containing protein yields the protein MESQHVAPPDPKRRRRTTRVVLGAAVVAALGASGIYITTAGAGEVTTPGTLQAESFAAQGGAKTENTSDTGGGKNVGWLASGDWLEYRNVTIGSTSLSARIASNNSEGGSIEARLGDRDGTLLATFPIASTGGWQKWTTVTAKAAKLPTGKQTLVLVMKSKSRSDFVNINHFNVGVAASAPATASAAPATAAPTGTAPSSAAPSKPAASNAAPTNPSASPGGWVPVDEAAWKETLALHKAVQPKSVPAGIVRVPEFHTNCTVSGEAADDPIVLPNLPGASHLHTFFGPKVTASSTGAQLLKQSTTCDAAGDHSAYWAPTLLQGGKPVKMKNFRAYYGAKIKDPATVVPFPPGLVMVQGDAKRQVATPKGASGQFWCAGSAEIGRSADGNWPKCAAGGNLIYQLTYQDCWDGKHIDSPDHKSHMGPSVNGVCTGKYPVAIPNISMMLGYDSLGGDGLALSSGMASSIHGDFMNAWDPAKLAALVKVCINADAKCGTTPSFG from the coding sequence ATGGAATCCCAGCACGTCGCCCCGCCGGACCCGAAGCGCCGCCGCCGTACCACCCGGGTGGTCCTGGGTGCCGCCGTCGTCGCCGCGCTCGGCGCGAGCGGCATCTACATCACCACCGCCGGCGCCGGCGAGGTCACCACGCCGGGCACCCTGCAGGCCGAATCGTTCGCCGCGCAGGGCGGCGCCAAGACCGAGAACACCTCGGACACCGGCGGCGGCAAGAACGTCGGCTGGCTGGCGAGCGGCGACTGGCTCGAGTACCGCAACGTCACGATCGGCTCGACCTCGCTGAGCGCCCGGATCGCCTCGAACAACTCCGAAGGCGGCTCGATCGAGGCCCGCCTGGGCGATCGTGACGGCACGTTGCTGGCGACCTTCCCGATCGCGTCGACCGGCGGCTGGCAGAAGTGGACGACGGTCACCGCGAAGGCCGCGAAGCTGCCGACCGGCAAGCAGACGCTGGTCCTGGTCATGAAAAGCAAGTCCCGCTCGGACTTCGTCAACATCAACCACTTCAACGTCGGTGTCGCCGCCTCGGCTCCCGCCACGGCTTCGGCGGCCCCGGCGACCGCGGCCCCGACCGGTACCGCCCCGTCCAGTGCCGCTCCGTCCAAGCCCGCCGCCTCCAATGCCGCGCCCACCAACCCGTCCGCGAGCCCGGGCGGCTGGGTTCCGGTCGACGAGGCGGCCTGGAAGGAGACCCTCGCCCTGCACAAGGCGGTGCAGCCGAAGTCGGTGCCGGCCGGGATCGTGCGGGTTCCGGAGTTCCACACCAACTGCACGGTCTCCGGTGAGGCCGCCGATGACCCGATCGTGCTGCCGAACCTGCCCGGCGCCTCGCACCTGCACACCTTCTTCGGGCCGAAGGTGACCGCGAGCAGCACCGGAGCGCAACTGCTCAAGCAGTCGACGACCTGCGACGCGGCCGGTGACCACAGCGCGTACTGGGCGCCGACGCTGCTGCAGGGCGGCAAGCCGGTGAAGATGAAGAACTTCCGGGCCTACTACGGCGCGAAGATCAAGGACCCGGCGACCGTCGTCCCGTTCCCGCCCGGCCTGGTCATGGTCCAGGGCGATGCCAAGCGGCAGGTGGCCACGCCGAAGGGCGCGAGCGGCCAGTTCTGGTGCGCGGGCAGCGCCGAGATCGGCCGCAGCGCCGACGGCAACTGGCCGAAGTGCGCGGCCGGCGGCAACCTGATCTACCAGCTCACCTACCAGGACTGCTGGGACGGCAAGCACATCGACTCGCCCGACCACAAGTCGCACATGGGCCCGTCGGTCAACGGCGTCTGCACCGGAAAGTACCCGGTGGCCATCCCGAACATCTCGATGATGCTCGGCTACGACTCGCTCGGCGGCGACGGGCTGGCCCTGTCCTCCGGCATGGCGTCGTCGATCCACGGCGACTTCATGAACGCCTGGGACCCGGCGAAGTTGGCGGCGCTGGTCAAGGTCTGCATCAACGCGGACGCCAAGTGCGGCACGACGCCGTCGTTCGGCTGA
- a CDS encoding CPBP family intramembrane glutamic endopeptidase: protein MKRLGRPLLLLLIFVVVDALVVTVLNALSGSAILSLLVGAAAAAATLWLYAWTTRRIERKEPQDMPAAGRFRTLARGTLAGIGLFTATVLAIAVFGGFGIDGWGSVGGMLSIFGLMAGVATVEEVLFRGILFRQIEERAGTWPALAVSATLFGLLHLINDPTAIGGALAIVAAGLMAGTAYVATRALWLPIGLHLGWNFAEGGIFGVPVSGADSSTLGLLRGVFDGPAVLTGGDFGPEASLFAVLASLLATAYLLRVARRRSAFRARATV, encoded by the coding sequence ATGAAGCGTCTTGGTCGTCCGTTGCTCCTCCTGCTGATCTTCGTCGTCGTCGACGCCCTGGTGGTGACCGTCCTCAACGCGCTGTCCGGTAGCGCGATCCTCTCTCTTCTCGTCGGCGCGGCCGCGGCCGCCGCCACCCTGTGGCTCTACGCGTGGACCACCCGCCGCATCGAGCGGAAGGAGCCGCAGGACATGCCGGCCGCCGGACGGTTCCGGACCCTGGCCCGGGGGACGCTCGCCGGGATCGGCCTGTTCACGGCGACCGTGCTGGCCATCGCGGTCTTCGGTGGGTTCGGGATCGACGGCTGGGGCTCGGTCGGCGGCATGCTCTCGATCTTCGGCCTGATGGCCGGCGTCGCCACCGTCGAGGAGGTGCTGTTCCGCGGCATCCTGTTCCGGCAGATCGAGGAGCGCGCCGGAACCTGGCCGGCCCTGGCCGTCTCGGCCACCCTGTTCGGTCTGCTGCACCTGATCAACGACCCGACCGCGATCGGCGGCGCGCTGGCGATCGTCGCCGCCGGTCTGATGGCCGGCACCGCCTACGTCGCCACCCGTGCCCTGTGGCTGCCGATCGGCCTGCACCTGGGCTGGAACTTCGCCGAGGGCGGCATCTTCGGTGTGCCGGTCTCCGGTGCCGACAGCTCCACCCTCGGCCTGCTGCGCGGCGTCTTCGACGGCCCGGCCGTGCTGACCGGCGGCGACTTCGGCCCGGAGGCCAGTCTCTTCGCCGTCCTGGCCAGTCTGCTCGCCACCGCCTACCTGCTGCGGGTGGCCCGCCGCCGCTCCGCCTTCCGGGCCCGCGCGACCGTCTGA
- a CDS encoding peptidase M23 has product MRALFVTAVAVLVAFLISPLVRADAGCTPAPAPSAADRWTDEQLANARVIVTIGTERRVPEQGLVIAVATALQESRLRNLRGGDRDSIGLFQQRPSQGWGTPKQLSDPAYQTQKFYDKLLDVKGWQQMRLTEAAQAVQISAFPEAYTKHTGAATRLVAFLTDSPDQGCD; this is encoded by the coding sequence GTGCGCGCGTTGTTCGTGACCGCCGTCGCCGTTCTCGTGGCATTTCTGATCAGCCCGCTGGTACGCGCCGACGCCGGGTGCACACCCGCGCCGGCCCCGTCGGCGGCCGACCGGTGGACCGACGAACAGCTCGCCAACGCGCGGGTCATCGTCACCATCGGCACCGAGCGACGGGTGCCCGAGCAGGGCCTGGTGATCGCGGTGGCGACCGCGCTGCAGGAGTCCCGGCTGCGCAACCTGCGCGGCGGTGACCGCGACTCGATCGGTCTCTTCCAGCAGCGCCCCAGCCAGGGGTGGGGCACGCCGAAGCAGCTCTCCGACCCGGCATACCAGACCCAGAAGTTCTACGACAAGCTGCTCGACGTGAAGGGCTGGCAGCAGATGCGGCTCACCGAGGCGGCCCAGGCGGTGCAGATCTCGGCCTTTCCGGAGGCGTACACGAAGCACACCGGCGCGGCCACCCGTCTCGTCGCGTTCCTGACCGACTCCCCGGATCAAGGCTGCGACTAG
- a CDS encoding putative bifunctional diguanylate cyclase/phosphodiesterase, translating to MPRWRLTRTLAASIGVDAVAWVWFGIGLVTPTPPAVGWAMLMFAVPIAVYAGWRAGAAGRTFWRYASAGMVGLGLASISAARDFFSGEQVGQHIGGVTAGLYVTGLMAFLLGLLRIPGAKRTRIEWIRFGLDVATMVVTVTTFSWYLILPRWERWTQGTAAGAASIVVITTAAIIGMLAFVKVSFTGTGPIDRRALYILAMTGAVGAGGGALAPLLADRPYLNTGHVLLPTTSLLVCVAADRQRRASRAGIPAPRPLSRRPSVMPYTAVLATGALLLSAAASGAGHLLVVATGSVVVTLLVAIRQVIALRDNARLLDDLDARQRELAHQAGHDSLTGLANRAVLVREITAALDDGPADVTVALLDLDDFKEINDDLGHPVGDALLAAVGARVTAQLPAGCLVARLGGDEYALLLRTDHATTIAAIAADLRRPVRAGGHELVVEASIGLAPAQYGDTADELLRRADVAMYEAKSLGKGRHVIYHERMDHRTAEQSRVAADLRGALDTDQLHLLYQPIVEMPGGELFGVEALIRWTHPQRGPIGPGLFIPAAERTGLIVPLGAWILEEACRQAVRWRQEMGDAAPRTVTVNVSARQLREAGFAGEVDAVLQRTGLPASVLTVEVTETAVFDGGTALDELKAIAALGVKIALDDFGTGHSSLGLLRTCPADILKVDKSFVDDVTENGEPAVIVAALLTISEGMRLRAVAEGVETAAQAAELHRLGYRYAQGYHYARPMPAEAINAYRPAGDGHRVAA from the coding sequence GTGCCGCGATGGAGGCTGACCCGCACCCTCGCCGCGTCGATCGGTGTGGACGCGGTCGCCTGGGTGTGGTTCGGGATCGGCCTGGTCACGCCGACACCGCCCGCGGTGGGTTGGGCCATGTTGATGTTCGCGGTGCCGATCGCGGTGTACGCGGGCTGGCGCGCCGGGGCCGCGGGCCGCACGTTCTGGCGGTACGCGTCGGCCGGCATGGTCGGTCTGGGCCTGGCCTCGATCTCCGCGGCCCGGGACTTCTTCAGCGGCGAGCAGGTGGGCCAGCACATCGGCGGGGTCACCGCCGGGCTCTATGTCACGGGCCTGATGGCGTTCCTGCTCGGCCTGCTGCGCATCCCCGGGGCGAAACGCACTCGCATCGAGTGGATCCGTTTCGGCCTGGACGTCGCCACCATGGTCGTCACCGTGACGACCTTCAGCTGGTACCTGATCCTGCCGCGCTGGGAGCGCTGGACCCAGGGCACCGCGGCCGGCGCCGCCTCGATCGTCGTCATCACCACCGCGGCGATCATCGGCATGCTGGCCTTCGTCAAGGTGTCCTTCACCGGCACCGGCCCGATCGATCGTCGGGCGCTGTACATCCTCGCCATGACCGGCGCGGTCGGGGCCGGCGGCGGCGCGCTGGCGCCGCTGCTGGCCGACCGGCCCTACCTGAACACCGGCCACGTGCTGCTGCCCACCACGTCGCTGCTGGTCTGTGTGGCCGCCGACCGGCAACGGCGGGCCTCCCGGGCGGGCATTCCGGCGCCCCGGCCGCTGTCCCGCCGGCCCAGTGTCATGCCGTACACCGCGGTGCTGGCCACCGGCGCGCTGCTGCTGTCCGCGGCGGCCTCCGGCGCCGGGCACCTGCTGGTGGTCGCGACCGGATCGGTCGTCGTCACGCTGCTCGTCGCGATTCGGCAGGTGATCGCGCTGCGGGACAACGCGCGGCTGCTCGACGACCTGGACGCCCGCCAGCGCGAGCTCGCCCACCAGGCCGGCCACGACAGCCTCACCGGCCTGGCCAACCGGGCCGTGCTGGTTCGCGAGATCACCGCCGCCCTGGACGACGGCCCGGCCGACGTGACGGTCGCCCTGCTCGACCTGGACGACTTCAAGGAGATCAACGACGACCTCGGGCACCCGGTCGGCGACGCGCTGCTCGCCGCGGTCGGCGCCCGGGTCACCGCCCAGCTGCCGGCCGGGTGTCTGGTGGCCCGGCTCGGCGGCGACGAGTACGCGCTCCTGCTGCGCACCGACCACGCCACCACGATCGCCGCGATCGCCGCCGACCTGCGCCGACCGGTCCGTGCCGGCGGGCACGAGCTGGTCGTCGAGGCGAGCATCGGGCTGGCCCCGGCCCAGTACGGCGACACCGCCGACGAGCTGCTGCGCCGGGCCGACGTGGCGATGTACGAGGCGAAGAGCCTGGGCAAGGGCCGGCACGTGATCTACCACGAACGGATGGACCACCGGACCGCCGAGCAGTCCCGGGTGGCCGCCGACCTGCGCGGCGCCCTCGACACCGACCAGCTGCACCTGCTCTACCAGCCGATCGTGGAGATGCCCGGCGGCGAGCTGTTCGGGGTGGAGGCGCTGATCCGCTGGACCCACCCGCAACGCGGCCCGATCGGGCCCGGCCTGTTCATCCCGGCCGCCGAACGCACCGGCCTGATCGTGCCGCTCGGCGCCTGGATCCTCGAGGAGGCCTGCCGGCAGGCGGTCCGCTGGCGGCAGGAGATGGGTGACGCCGCGCCACGGACGGTCACCGTGAACGTGTCGGCCCGCCAGCTGCGCGAGGCCGGGTTCGCCGGTGAGGTCGACGCGGTGCTGCAGCGGACCGGGCTACCGGCGTCCGTGCTGACCGTCGAGGTGACCGAGACCGCGGTGTTCGACGGCGGCACCGCGCTCGACGAGCTCAAGGCGATCGCCGCGCTCGGGGTGAAGATCGCCCTCGACGACTTCGGCACCGGCCACTCGTCGCTCGGTCTGCTGCGCACCTGCCCGGCCGACATCCTCAAGGTCGACAAGTCGTTCGTCGACGACGTCACCGAGAACGGCGAACCGGCCGTCATCGTGGCCGCGCTGCTGACCATCAGCGAAGGCATGCGGCTGCGCGCGGTGGCCGAGGGCGTGGAGACCGCGGCGCAGGCGGCCGAGCTGCACCGGCTCGGCTACCGCTACGCGCAGGGCTACCACTATGCCCGACCGATGCCCGCCGAGGCGATCAACGCGTACCGCCCGGCCGGCGACGGCCACCGGGTCGCCGCCTAG
- a CDS encoding GGDEF domain-containing protein, giving the protein MTQVPTGRPFLGARPATDAVPPAIGAPVLFLAILGLAEWGRRHGAVLGSPALLAALVVLFAASGSERYQRLLGGGHLHNRVVLRLVHATVLIGVVLLVAGWGFLLPAAVVLIGVLHIGWSGSRTWRPATGVTAVVTVAMEIAVQLGAPSVVPPAHSHLAATINLLLAGFGLGNLGLAAARAEEAALTLQRAEERFRALVQDSSDVVAVIDGLGRITHVSAAVRHVGGWDPGELLNTGYLDLFHPDDQLAINTALTTVTDGGADCQARLELRVAHRDGTWHWHEVTLRNAIDHPAVGGIVSNQRDISDRRAQQDRLAHAAAHDPLTGLPNRTEVLRVLEEALAGATGEGSVALFFIDLDGFKAVNDGYGHAAGDALLVAAAERLRAGLRSEDLLGRLGGDEFAAVLTGVTSAADVQARARRLMADMRLPFDLPGRRVRIGASIGVAVGGPATKADDLMAAADTRMYEVKAHSRDEAGV; this is encoded by the coding sequence GTGACGCAGGTGCCTACCGGCCGCCCGTTCCTCGGCGCGCGCCCGGCGACCGACGCCGTGCCGCCCGCGATCGGCGCACCCGTGCTGTTCCTCGCGATCCTGGGACTCGCCGAGTGGGGCCGGCGGCACGGTGCGGTCCTCGGCTCACCGGCACTGCTGGCCGCTCTCGTCGTGTTGTTCGCGGCCAGCGGCAGCGAGCGTTACCAGCGGCTGCTCGGCGGCGGGCACCTGCACAACCGGGTGGTGCTGCGGCTGGTCCACGCCACCGTGTTGATCGGGGTGGTGCTGCTGGTGGCGGGCTGGGGTTTCCTCCTGCCCGCCGCCGTCGTCCTGATCGGTGTCCTGCACATCGGCTGGTCCGGGTCGCGGACCTGGCGCCCGGCCACCGGGGTCACCGCGGTGGTGACCGTCGCGATGGAGATCGCCGTGCAGCTCGGCGCCCCCTCGGTGGTGCCGCCCGCCCACTCACACCTGGCCGCCACGATCAACCTGCTGCTGGCCGGGTTCGGGCTGGGCAACCTGGGACTCGCCGCGGCCCGCGCCGAGGAGGCCGCCCTCACCCTGCAACGGGCCGAGGAACGGTTCCGGGCGCTGGTCCAGGACTCCTCGGACGTGGTCGCGGTGATCGACGGGCTGGGCCGGATCACCCACGTCAGCGCGGCCGTCCGGCACGTCGGCGGCTGGGACCCCGGCGAACTGCTGAACACCGGCTACCTGGACCTGTTCCATCCGGACGACCAGTTGGCGATCAACACGGCGCTGACCACGGTGACCGATGGTGGCGCGGACTGCCAGGCCCGTCTGGAGCTGCGGGTCGCGCACCGGGACGGCACCTGGCACTGGCACGAGGTGACCCTGCGCAACGCGATCGACCATCCGGCCGTCGGCGGCATCGTCTCCAACCAGCGCGACATCAGCGACCGGCGCGCCCAGCAGGACCGGCTCGCGCACGCCGCCGCCCACGACCCGCTGACCGGGCTGCCGAACCGGACCGAGGTGCTGCGGGTGCTCGAGGAGGCGCTGGCCGGTGCGACCGGCGAGGGCTCGGTGGCGCTGTTCTTCATCGACCTGGACGGTTTCAAGGCGGTCAACGACGGCTACGGGCATGCCGCCGGTGACGCGCTGCTGGTGGCCGCGGCCGAACGGTTACGCGCCGGGTTGCGGTCGGAGGACCTGCTGGGCCGGCTCGGCGGCGACGAGTTCGCCGCGGTGCTGACCGGCGTCACCAGCGCCGCCGACGTGCAGGCCCGGGCACGACGGCTGATGGCCGACATGCGCCTGCCCTTCGACCTGCCGGGCCGCCGGGTGCGCATCGGGGCGAGCATCGGCGTCGCCGTCGGCGGCCCGGCCACCAAGGCCGACGACCTGATGGCCGCCGCCGACACCCGGATGTACGAGGTGAAAGCGCACAGCCGGGATGAGGCCGGAGTCTAG